The nucleotide sequence CCTTGTAGAAGTTGTGAAAGGGTATGCCGCCCATGAAAAGGATGTCTTGACTGGTGTAGTTGAAGCAAGGGCAAAGGCTACTGCTGTCAACCTGAATGTTGAGAATCTGTCGGAGGAAAACTTGAAAAAGTTTGAACAGGCACAGTCGGGTCTTTCTTCCGCACTTAACCGCTTGATGGCCATATCAGAAAATTACCCCGAACTCAAAGCGAACCAAAATTTCTTAGAGTTGCAGTCTCAGTTGGAAGGTACGGAAAACCGTATAACAGTAGAACGCATGAAATTTAATGAGGCTGTTAAAAATTATAACAGTCATATACGTAAATTCCCAAACGTTATTTATGCAGGGTGGTTTAATTTTGAAGCCCGTGCTTATTTTCAGGCAATCAAAGAGGGTGCTGAGCATGCCCCTGATGTAAAATTCTGATCGTATTATGGCCAAGGATTTTTTTACAGAAGAACAG is from Cytophagaceae bacterium ABcell3 and encodes:
- a CDS encoding LemA family protein — its product is MERYLINLIVLFTAVFMTSCGYNSMVDKQEDVNAKWAQVENVYQRRADLIPNLVEVVKGYAAHEKDVLTGVVEARAKATAVNLNVENLSEENLKKFEQAQSGLSSALNRLMAISENYPELKANQNFLELQSQLEGTENRITVERMKFNEAVKNYNSHIRKFPNVIYAGWFNFEARAYFQAIKEGAEHAPDVKF